From Coturnix japonica isolate 7356 chromosome 1, Coturnix japonica 2.1, whole genome shotgun sequence, the proteins below share one genomic window:
- the PIANP gene encoding PILR alpha-associated neural protein isoform X1, translating into MDSGACRMPLLVSSIHSLQLWHFLLLVSAIPPPAVWSLRPRGPMAARPLCARRSPSALRPICIWDRTSLPEWDSRLATPRQRVLIPRGGDLRHTVRLRRQAAGARPATPSGFEDGMPSSQYPWAIVWGPTVSDEDGGDANSANPGFPPLGYTFVSPRGMATAQPNSHSLLHNAGLNLRETPATLRPFLFGPRGEGVDPQLYVTITISIIIVLVATGIIFKFCWDRNQKRRRHSGQQSGGRQQDSQQPLTDLSPTAISILGPYSDSLAPTPEAEEPRQGQEGVEKLGGHGKSTAFQLNRIPLVNL; encoded by the exons ATGGACTCTGGTGCCTG CAGGATGCCTCTCCTGGTCTCCTCCATCCACTCCCTGCAGCTATGGCACTTCCTCCTCCTGGTTTCAGCCATTCCTCCACCTGCCGTCTGGTCTCTCCGCCCTCGTGGCCCTATGGCTGCCCGGCCTCTCTGTGCCCGACGCAGCCCCTCAGCTCTCCGGCCCATATGCATCTGGGACAGGACCTCGTTGCCAGAGTGGGATTCACGCCTTGCCACGCCACGCCAGCGGGTCCTGATCCCCCGAGGAGGGGACCTGCGCCACACCGTGCGGCTGAGACGCCAAGCAGCAGGAGCCAGGCCTGCCACCCCCTCTGGCTTTGAGGATGGCATGCCCTCCTCCCAGTACCCCTGGGCCATAGTGTGGGGTCCCACAGTGTCAGATGAGGATGGAGGGGATGCCAACTCGGCCAACCCTGGCTTCCCACCATTGGGTTACACCTTTGTCTCACCACGCGGGATGGCGACGGCACAGCCCAACTCCCACTCGCTGCTGCACAACGCGGGGCTCAACCTCCGTGAGACCCCAGCCACCCTGCGGCCCTTCCTGTTTGGGCCCCGGGGTGAAG GAGTGGACCCTCAGCTCTATGTCACGATCACCATCTCTATAATCATTGTCCTGGTTGCCACTGGGATCATATTCAAGTTCTG CTGGGACCGTAATCAGAAGCGCCGGCGCCATTCTGGGCAGCAGAGCGGCGGGAGGCAGCAGGACAGCCAGCAGCCCCTCACAGACCTGTCCCCTACCGCCATCAGCATCCTGGGGCCCTACAGTGATTCCCTAGCACCCACTCCTGAAGCAGAGGAACCCAGGCAGGGGCAGGAGGGTGTGGAGAAGCTGGGGGGCCATGGGAAAAGCACCGCCTTCCAGCTCAACCG AATTCCACTGGTGAACCTGTGA
- the COPS7A gene encoding COP9 signalosome complex subunit 7a produces the protein MAAEGKVTGQSQEQFLLLAKAARGAALASLIHQVLEAPGIYVFGELLDMPAVRELADSEFSPVFHLLTIFAYGTYADYLAEAANLPPLTEAQKNKLRHLSVVTLAAKIKCIPYSVLLEQLQLKNVRQLEDLVIEAVYADVLRGSLDQRNQRLEVDYSIGRDIRREELSTITRTLQEWCQGCEVVLSGIEEQVSRANQHKEQQLALKQQIESEVANLKKTIKVTTAAAAAATSQDPEQHLTELREPAPGTNQRQTSKKTSKAKGLRGSAKIWSKSN, from the exons ATGGCGGCCGAGGGGAAGGTGACggggcagagccaggagcagttcctgctgctggccaAGGCCGCCCGCGGCGCCGCGCTCGCCAGCCTCATCCATCAGGTGCTGGAGGCCCCGGGTATCTACGTCTTCGGGGAGCTGCTGGATATGCCGGCCGTACGCGAG CTGGCCGACTCCGAGTTCTCTCCTGTCTTCCACCTGCTCACCATCTTCGCCTACGGCACCTACGCCGACTACCTGG CTGAAGCAGCAAACCTCCCTCCCCTGACAGAGGCTCAGAAGAACAAACTGAGGCACCTGTCGGTCGTCACTCTGGCTGCAAAGATCAAG TGCATCCCCTATtcggtgctgctggagcagttACAGCTGAAGAACGTCCGGCAGCTAGAGGACCTCGTGATCGAGGCGGTGTATGCAGATGTGCTGCGAGGGAGCTTGGATCAGCGGAACCAACGCCTGGAGGTGGATTACAGCATTGGGAGGGACATCCGGAGGGAGGAGCTAAGCACCATCACCCGCACATTGCAGGAGTG GTGCCAGGGCTGCGAGGTTGTCTTGTCTGGCATTGAAGAACAGGTTAGCCGAGCCAACCAACACAAAGAACAACAGCTGGCACTTAAGCAGCAGATAGAGAGTGAG GTGGCGAATCTGAAGAAGACAATTAAAGtgacaacagcagctgctgcagcagccacctcTCAAGACCCAGAACAGCACCTCACAGAGCTCAGGGAACCTGCCCCTGGCACCAACCAGCGCCAGACCAGCAAGAAGACTTCCAAAGCCAAAGG GCTCCGGGGCAGTGCGAAGATTTGGTCTAAATCAAACTAG
- the PIANP gene encoding PILR alpha-associated neural protein isoform X2, translating into MDSGAWMPLLVSSIHSLQLWHFLLLVSAIPPPAVWSLRPRGPMAARPLCARRSPSALRPICIWDRTSLPEWDSRLATPRQRVLIPRGGDLRHTVRLRRQAAGARPATPSGFEDGMPSSQYPWAIVWGPTVSDEDGGDANSANPGFPPLGYTFVSPRGMATAQPNSHSLLHNAGLNLRETPATLRPFLFGPRGEGVDPQLYVTITISIIIVLVATGIIFKFCWDRNQKRRRHSGQQSGGRQQDSQQPLTDLSPTAISILGPYSDSLAPTPEAEEPRQGQEGVEKLGGHGKSTAFQLNRIPLVNL; encoded by the exons ATGGACTCTGGTGCCTG GATGCCTCTCCTGGTCTCCTCCATCCACTCCCTGCAGCTATGGCACTTCCTCCTCCTGGTTTCAGCCATTCCTCCACCTGCCGTCTGGTCTCTCCGCCCTCGTGGCCCTATGGCTGCCCGGCCTCTCTGTGCCCGACGCAGCCCCTCAGCTCTCCGGCCCATATGCATCTGGGACAGGACCTCGTTGCCAGAGTGGGATTCACGCCTTGCCACGCCACGCCAGCGGGTCCTGATCCCCCGAGGAGGGGACCTGCGCCACACCGTGCGGCTGAGACGCCAAGCAGCAGGAGCCAGGCCTGCCACCCCCTCTGGCTTTGAGGATGGCATGCCCTCCTCCCAGTACCCCTGGGCCATAGTGTGGGGTCCCACAGTGTCAGATGAGGATGGAGGGGATGCCAACTCGGCCAACCCTGGCTTCCCACCATTGGGTTACACCTTTGTCTCACCACGCGGGATGGCGACGGCACAGCCCAACTCCCACTCGCTGCTGCACAACGCGGGGCTCAACCTCCGTGAGACCCCAGCCACCCTGCGGCCCTTCCTGTTTGGGCCCCGGGGTGAAG GAGTGGACCCTCAGCTCTATGTCACGATCACCATCTCTATAATCATTGTCCTGGTTGCCACTGGGATCATATTCAAGTTCTG CTGGGACCGTAATCAGAAGCGCCGGCGCCATTCTGGGCAGCAGAGCGGCGGGAGGCAGCAGGACAGCCAGCAGCCCCTCACAGACCTGTCCCCTACCGCCATCAGCATCCTGGGGCCCTACAGTGATTCCCTAGCACCCACTCCTGAAGCAGAGGAACCCAGGCAGGGGCAGGAGGGTGTGGAGAAGCTGGGGGGCCATGGGAAAAGCACCGCCTTCCAGCTCAACCG AATTCCACTGGTGAACCTGTGA